In the genome of Hyalangium ruber, the window TCTTTCCCGCGAGCGTGCCCTCTGAAGTCTTCGAGAGAGGCACCGTGGCATCTCGCTTGCTGTGTGCTCGCCCGGGTCCAACAGGGACCCTTTCAAGCTGGGGACACATGCAAGCAAATCGCACGAGCTGGTGGATGGCCTCTTTGACGACGCTGCTGCTCCCGGCGGGCGCAGCCTTCGCGCAGGCCCCCAGCGATTGGGTGCTGAACGGCGGCTTCGAGTCGCCCGCCCTGAGCGCGGGTTCCTGGAGCGTCTTCTCCTCCGTCAGCGGCTGGACGACCCAGAGCGGCTGCGGCATCGAGATCCAGAACCACGTGTCCGGTTCGCCGCTGGAGGGCGCGCAGCACCTGGAGCTCGACTCGCACTGCCCCACCACCATCTTCCAAGACCTTCGGACCGTGACAGGCCGCTCCTACGTGCTCTCCTTTGGCTACTCCCCCCGCCCGGGCGTCAGTGACAACCGGATCCGCACCCTGTGGGGCGGGCAGGTCGTGGCGGACCTGAACGCCAACGGCTGGGGCCTCCCGGATACGAGCTGGCGGCATGTCTCCATGCGGGTCACCGCCGCCGGGAGCAGCACCCGCCTCACCTTCGCGGACACCAGCGGGTACGACGCCCTGGGTGGGTACATTGACGCGGTGAGCCTCACCGACGCGTGCCAGGCGGACCCCGGGCTGCCCACGCTGGTCCTCCATGGCCCCAGCGAGATGACCTTGGAGTGCGGTGTGGACACCTGGGTGGATCCCAGCGCGCATGCGTCGGACGTCTGCGGCCCGCTGCAGGTGCACAAGTACAACTCCGGGGACGACGACGGTGACGGGGTGCCGGGCGCGCGGGATTCGGATGACTACGGACCGGGCCCCGACACTTCGGCGGAGGGGACGTACTCGGTGCAGTACATCGCGTGGACTCCGATGGGGAACACGGTGAGCGCCATCCGCTCGGTGCATGTGGATGACCGGACGCCGCCGACGCTGAGCCTCCGGGGCGCCGCTCACATGACCCACGCCTGCGGCAGCGGGTGGGTGGACCCCGGAGTAGAGGCCATGGACGCGTGCTACGGCAACGTGGCGCCCCAGGTGCAGGTGGCGGGGTACGTGAATGGCTGGGTCCAGGGCTCGTACA includes:
- a CDS encoding immunoglobulin-like domain-containing protein; this translates as MASLTTLLLPAGAAFAQAPSDWVLNGGFESPALSAGSWSVFSSVSGWTTQSGCGIEIQNHVSGSPLEGAQHLELDSHCPTTIFQDLRTVTGRSYVLSFGYSPRPGVSDNRIRTLWGGQVVADLNANGWGLPDTSWRHVSMRVTAAGSSTRLTFADTSGYDALGGYIDAVSLTDACQADPGLPTLVLHGPSEMTLECGVDTWVDPSAHASDVCGPLQVHKYNSGDDDGDGVPGARDSDDYGPGPDTSAEGTYSVQYIAWTPMGNTVSAIRSVHVDDRTPPTLSLRGAAHMTHACGSGWVDPGVEAMDACYGNVAPQVQVAGYVNGWVQGSYTLTYTLTDPGNNTAVPVTRTVDVVNCPW